From the genome of Haloarcula taiwanensis:
AGGAGGGTGTAGAATTTGAACACGATCTCAATGTTCCTGTTTTTCATGAATCTAAATCAACCGACAAAGTGTTATCTCGGAGTTTCGACTACGGTCGAGTGAAAGCGAGGTGTGCTATAAATCACGGCCGACTTGGGCCAAGTAAAAATACTGACAATACGACGTATAACAGCAGCAATAGAGACAGGGTCTTGTTCTTTGTCGAGCGAATCAAGCAAGTCATTATGAGCCAACTTGCCAGCGTTTTGTTTTTTATTGGGTTCGGTATCGAATACATTTCTCACTTGATTAGCGGAACAAATAGGGAGACAGAGTGATGGATCTCTCGGTGAGTGATAAAATCAAGCGTTTATTGTTGGTATACCATTACAAGAAACTTAAAAAAATAACAGGTCGGAGTATGAGAAACCCGTATAAGCCTTCCAACCAATTCCTGTGTCCAGACCATTCTGGACCAAACCGATAGTAATGAAGATACTGCACATACAGCATCCCTTTGTCCCAAACCAAGGCTATCAAGAGAATTATCTTCCGAGGAAGCAAGCCGAACTTGGGCATGAGGTTACGATGGCAACATCTGACGTTCTTCCCGAAAAATTCACAGAACAGGCGAATGAATCTGAGTTTAGCTGTGGCGACTACGAATATCATGATGTGGAAGTAAGAAGGTTGCCGTCGCTTTCCGTTCACGACGCTGCCACCTTTACCCGAGGGATTAAAAAGTTGGTTCGTAAAGAGGATCCAGATGTCATACATTCTCATCGCTTAATCAGTTTGCATACCGTACAATCATTGCTTGGGAGCAGAGGAGTTGACTCGAAACTATTCTTCGACGCACACGTCGACAACGATAATTTTCATCTTGATACAGTGGGAAAATCTATAGCATTTAATCTCTCGAAGAGAACAGTTATTCCAGCGGTTCAGCGGAGCGCAGACGGCATAATAGCTGTAAATCCTTATTGTGAGATCTTCTTGAGAGATAGATGTGGTATTCCCGCGGATGACATAGACTTTCTTCCATTAGGTGCAGATACTAACAAATTCTTCAGTTCGGAAGATGCTCGCCAGTCAACTCGAAACGAACTAGGCTACGACGATGAGATCGTGTACATATTTGCTGGCAACGTACTACCGACTAAAGACTTGGAAAACCTGATTGAGGCATTTGCGACTGTAGACACCCCGCAAAAGCAACTACTGATTTTAGGGGAAGGGAACACAAAGTATGTAGAACGATTGCGGAGACTGGCCAATAATTTAAACGTATTTGACAAGATTACGTTCCATGATTTTGTTCCACACTCTGAGCTGTATCGATATTATAATGCTGCTGATATCGGGGTTTGGCCCGGAAAGCTTGGTATAACAATAATTGAAGGGATCGCTTGTGGGCTGCCTGTAATTCTCCCGAAATCGCCGGCAACAGAATTCCTAATAGAGGGGAATGGGTCATCATACCACAGGGGTGACGTAAGTGAATTAGCCAATCAGATGGAAACATATGGATATAATGAACATATGCGTATTAAAGCTGCTAATGCCGCAGAAAGAATTGTAGATGAAAAACTGTCTTGGGATAGAATCGCTAGCAGAAGTATTGAAATATATACAAGTTTCTAAACCAATAACTAAGCAATCACGCCATTGAGTGCAGTGGCAGGGTCGCCGCGATCAGGTGACCATCGAATCTCATCGTATGGATTCAAGCGATGCAGCCAAATTATGAACTAAGGGAGGAGATGTGAACTTACATCTACCTGTGACCATCGTCGCTTCAGTATAAACTCCAACCACATCTACCTTGGACTCATTGTACCATTAGCGGCCGATATCAGTAAACAGAGGCTAAGACGGGATAAAGCTCTTGAATAAGCTAATCGAAAACATCCTAATCGAGTTTTGAACCCCGTTTGCGTAACCTGCTTGACCCGCACAGTGTTGTGCTCTCGATCTCCTTGTCACGGAAATCAAAAATATCTGGACAGTCACAATGCATTCGTCTCGTTGACAAGTATATGAAAACAATACACACCGTAACAACGAGTGGCTTCAACTCTCCTCAGCCGCTTCCAGCTCCACTAGCGTCAAATCACGATCTAGCATACAGTAGTCATGCGGCGGGTCACCAACAATCTCGGATATCCGATATTCCTCATCAAACTCAGCCCCAGCAGGCTCACAGTAGGGGTGGCTGGGACATTCGGTGTGTGGACAGGGGCCCGGCAGCGACGCCTTACTCCCAGCGTACGCACCCTTCGAGGGGACGTTGGCCTGAATCGGTGCGGGCTCAACCTCGACGGCCCGAACGCCGTTTTCATGCACGGCACAGTCTAGCGTTTGCCCGCTCTGGCGGACGTTGGTGATCCGGTAGCGGTTTCCGGTCGTCAGATTGAGACATTGGTCGCGGTAGGGACAGCCCTCACAGCCGCTGGCTTCGCCGCGGTAGACGAACTCCGCGCCGACCTCGGCGAGGCGCGTCCCGACGAGCGTGACAGTGGTCATACCGGGCTATAGAACGCCGCCACGGTAAAGTATCATGACCGCCCGGTCAGTTCGTCCAGTTTGTCCAGATATGCCTCGCGGGGCACCTGATACAGCGAGCGGTGGTCTAGGTCGCCGTCGGCGAACTGGGTCGCCAGCTCCACCGCTCCCTCGACGGCAGCGTCGCGGCGTTCGTAGGAGTCGGCGTCGCGCTCAACGTCGGGTTCCAGATAGAAGGTGACGTACCAGCGCTCCCCGGTCCGGTCAGCGCCGGGGCGGCGGGTCCGCTTCCCGCGCGTGAGATAGATGGTCGGGAGACACGGGGCCGGGAACTGCTCGGAGTCGAAGACGTCCGGACGATATGCGAGGATGAGTTTGTCGTCGGTCTCGTTCCACACCGTCCAGTCGTCAGGAAGGCCCGACAGGTCCATATCGTCGAATTAGCGCGGACCGCCAAGAATCCGCTGGTCCGTCCCAGAGTTCGCCAGCTCTGGATACCGACAATCAGTGGCGCGGCGGAACGTCAAAGCGTCACGTTGCACTACTACGTGTCACGTTCTCAGCCGCCAATCAATCCGGCAACAGATTCACATCAATCCAGCGCTAAACACTGGCCGACACACCGAAGAGAACAGTTGACAACCGACACAGTATATAAACCAGCGAAAAAAATAATGAGATGTGCTAACATACGTGTGGCCCGCCATCCCCGAGTTCGGCCGACCAGCGCACCGAAATTTATCGGCGGTATGCCCACAAGAGGGCAAAGTTCTTATATGAACAGAACTCGTACGGTAAATAGTATCGGAAACAGTTCGACACTGATTCCCGTTACCAAACCAGGTCGGAACAGTCCCCGTGTTCCGCCCGGCAGGTCAGCCATGGAAGGGTACACGCGCCACCCTGCAGTGAAGGGGTATTCAGCGGCTGTATGCGGTCACATCTGTAGCGGGCAGCACCGAGGACGAGCGGACACACAGCCCAGAGGCCAGCCCGCAACGGCCGGCGGTCGCCTGCAGCCACGACGGATTACTGAGATAGCATGAGCAAGAACAAAGAGACACTTGAAGCGCTGAGCAAGGAGTACCGTGACACGATACCGGCGGACCTCCGGAAGACGAACACGTTCGACTGGTATCTGCAACAGTTGTACGACGAACCGAAGATCGCCCGCAACGCCCACCAGCGCGTGGCGGATATGTTCGACTACTACGGCAAGTCCTACGACGAGGAGGCCGGCGTGGTCGAGTACGAACTGGCGAGCGAGGACCCGCTGAACGACGGCGAGAACACCTTCTACGGCCGGGTCATCCACGAGGCGATCCACGAGTTCGTCAACAAGGTCAAATCCGGCGCTCGCGGGCTCGGCCCCGAGAAGCGCATCAAGCTACTGCTGGGGCCGGTCGGGTCGGGCAAGTCCGACTTCGACCGGCAGGTCCGGCGGTACTTCGAGGACTACACGAGCCGGGACGAGGGGCGGATGTACACGTTCCGATGGACGAACCTCTGTGACGTGATTCACGACCAGGACCCGGCCGACGACGTGGTCCGGTCGCCGATGAACCAGGACCCACTCGTGCTCCTTCCGCAGGCACAGCGGGACAAGGTCATCGAGGACATCAACGAGGACCTCGATGCGCCCTACACCATCCGGAACGAGCAGTCGCTGGACCCCGCCTCGGAGTTCTACATGGACCGCCTGCTGGCCGAATACGACGACGACCTCCAGGCTGTTCTCGAAAACCACATCGAAATCGTCCGCTTCGTCGCTGACGAGAACCAGCGGCGCGGTATCGAGACTTTCGAACCGAAAGACAAGAAAAATCAGGACGAGACGGAACTGACCGGCGACGTCAACTACTCGAAGATAGCCATCTACGGCGAGAGCGACCCGCGAGCGTTCGACTACTCCGGGGCGTTCTGTAACGCCAACCGCGGGATATTCTCCGGTGAGGAGCTGCTGAAGCTCCAGCGGGAGTTCCTCTATGACTTCCTCCATGCCAGTCAAGAACAGACAATCAAGCCCAAGAACAACCCCCGCATCGACATCGACCAGGTCATCGTCGGCCGGACGAACATGCCCGAGTACCGGGACAAGAAGGGCGATGAGAAGATGGAGGCGTTCAACGACCGGACCAAGCGCATCGACTTCCCCTACGTCCTCCAGTACGAGGCCGAGGCCCAGATTTACCAGAAGATGCTGCGCAACGCCGACCTGCCGGATATTCAGGTCGAGCCTCACACCCTGGAGATGGCGGGCCTGTTCGGCGTGCTGACCCGCATAGAGGAGCCGGACAACGAGTCCATCGACCTCATCCAGAAGGCGAAAGCCTACAACGGCGAAATCGACGAGGCCGACGACGTGGACGTGAAGAAACTCCGCGAGGAGGCCGAGAAGATGGCCGACATCGGCGAGGGGATGGACGGCGTCTCCCCGCGGTTCATCGGCGACGAGATCGCCGAGGCCATCATGGACTCGATGCACCGCAGCCGTGACTTCCTCTCGCCGCTGACGACGTTCAACCACCTCGAAGGCAACCTCGAAAACCACGGCTCCATCGACGAGGAGTCGTTCAGCAAGTACTACCGCTTCCTCGAACTCGTCCGCGAGGAGTACAAGGAGCGGGCCATCGAGGACGTGCGCCACGCGCTGGCCTACGACATGGACGAGATTCAGCGCCAGGGCGAGAAGTACATGGACCACGTCATGGCCTACATCGACGACGCGACCGTCGAGGACGAACTCACCGGCCGCGAGCAAGAGCCCGACGAGCAGTTCCTCCGGTCGGTCGAGGAGAAGCTCAATCTCCCCGAGGACCGCAAGGACGACTTCCGGCAGGAAGTGTCCAACTGGGTGTCCCGGCGCGCCCGCGAGGGTGACACGTTCAATCCGCAGGACAACGACCGCCTGCGCCGGGCGCTGGAACGCAAGCTCTGGGAGGACAAGAAGCACAACATCAACTTCTCGGCGCTTGTCTCCAGTTCGGAGATGGACGACGAGGAGCGCAACCAGTGGATCGACGCCCTCATCGAGCAGGGCTACTCCGAGGAGGGGGCCAAGGAAGTGCTCGAGTTCGCCGGTGCGGAGGTCGCCAAAAGCGAGATGGAAGAGTAATGACAGGCCAGGAGTACATCGACCGCGCGGACGAGTCTCTCGACGCCGCCTACGAGGCCCCGATGAGCCTCGCGGAGTACGTCGACACCGTCCTCGAAACGCCCCAGGTCGCGGCGCATGCCTCAAAGTACCTGCTCGACGCCATCGAGGACGCGGGGACCCGGATGGTCATCGAGGAAGGCGACGAGAAGGAGCGCTACCGCTTCTTCGACGACCCGTACAACGACGGCGAGCACGCCATCCTCGGCAACACTGAGGTGCTGAATGCCTTCGTCGACGACCTCCGCTCGATCGCCGCGGGTCGCGGGAAAGACGAGAAGATAATCTGGCTGGAGGGGCCGACGGCGACTGGCAAGTCCGAACTGAAGCGCTGTCTCATCAACGGCCTCCGGGAGTACTCGAAGACGCCCGAGGGCCGGCGCTACACCGTCGAGTGGAACGTCGCCGGGGCCGGCGGCAGCGCCACCAGCATGACCTACGGGAACGCGGCCATCGAAGACGAGGACGACTGGTACGAAAGCCCCGTCCAGGCCCACCCGCTGACGGTGTTCCCCGACGACGTGCGGGCGGACCTGCTCGCCGAGGTCAACGAGCGGCTGGACGACCACATCCCCATCCGCGTCGAGGGCCAACTGGACCCGTTCTCGCGGGAGGCCTACGACTTCCTCGAAGAGCAGTACCGCCGGCAGGGCGAGACGGACCTGTTCTCCGCGGTGACACAGCCTGCCCACCTCCGGGTGAAGAACTTCGTCGTGGACGTGGGCCGGGGCATCGGCATCCTCCACTCCGAGGACGAGGGCACGCCGAAGGAACGGCTCGTCGGCTCGTGGATGCACGGCATGCTCCGGGAACTGGACTCGCGGGGCCGGAAGAACCCGCAGGCGTTCAGCTACGACGGCGTCCTCTCTCAGGGCAACGGTCTGCTTACGGTCGTCGAGGACGCCGCCCAGCACGCCGACCTGCTCCAGAAGCTGCTGAACGTCCCCGACGAGAGCCACGTCAAACTCGACAAAGGCATCGGAATGGACGTGGACACCCAGCTGGTCATCATCTCGAACCCAGACCTCGAAGCCCAACTGAACAAGCACGCCGACCGCGAGGGCCAGGACCCGCTGAAGGCGCTGAAACGCCGGCTGGACAAACACGAGTTCACGTACCTGACGAACCTCTCGCTGGAGGCGCAGTTGCTCCGGCGCGAACTCACGAACGAGACGGCGGTCTGGGACCCCGAGTCCTGGGACGAACTGGAGACGTGGATTCAGGAGCCACTGACCATCTCGGTCAGAGACGAGGTGGCCTCGGCCACCGAGAAGGAGCTGGCTCCACACACCGTCGAGTCCGCCGCGCTGTACGCCGTCGTCTCGCGGCTCGACAGCGCCGAGATCCCCACCGGGCTGGACCTCGTGGACAAGGCCCTGCTGTTCGACCGCGGCTACCTGATGGAGGGCGACGAGCGCGTCGACATCGACGACTACGACCTGGAGACTACCGCCGAGGACGGCGACCACGGCATCCCGGTCACCTACGTCCGTGATATCATCGCCGACCTGCTCCACGAGCCACAGGACCGACATCACTCCGACCTTCCGGTCGAGCACGTGCTGATGCCACGGGACGTGCTCAACGCCGTCGCCGAGGGGCTCGAAGACGCCCCCGTGTTCTCGACCGGTGAGGCCACGGAGTACGAGGAACGCGTTGTGACTGTCAAGAACTACATCTTCGGCCAGCAGGAACAGGACGTACTCGACGCGATGATGCGGGACAAGCGCGTCGACGAGGCGACCGTCGAGGAGTACATCGAGCACGTCTACGCCTGGGAATCGGACGACCAGATAGAGAACGAGCGGGGCGAACTCGTCGACCCCGACCCCCTGAAGATGAAGGTGTTCGAAATCGAGCACCTGGGCCGGTTCGACGAGAAGAACTACGACGGCAACGAGCCCGACCACGCCGTCGAGCAGTTCCGCACCGACAAGATAATCACGGCGCTGAACCGCCACGCGTGGCAGCGCCGCGACGAGGAGTTCCGCGTCGGCGACGTCAACCCCAAGGAGATTCCGGTCATCAACACG
Proteins encoded in this window:
- a CDS encoding kinase anchor protein, producing MTGQEYIDRADESLDAAYEAPMSLAEYVDTVLETPQVAAHASKYLLDAIEDAGTRMVIEEGDEKERYRFFDDPYNDGEHAILGNTEVLNAFVDDLRSIAAGRGKDEKIIWLEGPTATGKSELKRCLINGLREYSKTPEGRRYTVEWNVAGAGGSATSMTYGNAAIEDEDDWYESPVQAHPLTVFPDDVRADLLAEVNERLDDHIPIRVEGQLDPFSREAYDFLEEQYRRQGETDLFSAVTQPAHLRVKNFVVDVGRGIGILHSEDEGTPKERLVGSWMHGMLRELDSRGRKNPQAFSYDGVLSQGNGLLTVVEDAAQHADLLQKLLNVPDESHVKLDKGIGMDVDTQLVIISNPDLEAQLNKHADREGQDPLKALKRRLDKHEFTYLTNLSLEAQLLRRELTNETAVWDPESWDELETWIQEPLTISVRDEVASATEKELAPHTVESAALYAVVSRLDSAEIPTGLDLVDKALLFDRGYLMEGDERVDIDDYDLETTAEDGDHGIPVTYVRDIIADLLHEPQDRHHSDLPVEHVLMPRDVLNAVAEGLEDAPVFSTGEATEYEERVVTVKNYIFGQQEQDVLDAMMRDKRVDEATVEEYIEHVYAWESDDQIENERGELVDPDPLKMKVFEIEHLGRFDEKNYDGNEPDHAVEQFRTDKIITALNRHAWQRRDEEFRVGDVNPKEIPVINTVLGSYDWDDIKRTYEDFEPGQWDNPPSGTETARLKAKTLSNMVEMFDYTEASAELTSRHVMSQVSYRWD
- a CDS encoding serine protein kinase PrkA; translated protein: MSKNKETLEALSKEYRDTIPADLRKTNTFDWYLQQLYDEPKIARNAHQRVADMFDYYGKSYDEEAGVVEYELASEDPLNDGENTFYGRVIHEAIHEFVNKVKSGARGLGPEKRIKLLLGPVGSGKSDFDRQVRRYFEDYTSRDEGRMYTFRWTNLCDVIHDQDPADDVVRSPMNQDPLVLLPQAQRDKVIEDINEDLDAPYTIRNEQSLDPASEFYMDRLLAEYDDDLQAVLENHIEIVRFVADENQRRGIETFEPKDKKNQDETELTGDVNYSKIAIYGESDPRAFDYSGAFCNANRGIFSGEELLKLQREFLYDFLHASQEQTIKPKNNPRIDIDQVIVGRTNMPEYRDKKGDEKMEAFNDRTKRIDFPYVLQYEAEAQIYQKMLRNADLPDIQVEPHTLEMAGLFGVLTRIEEPDNESIDLIQKAKAYNGEIDEADDVDVKKLREEAEKMADIGEGMDGVSPRFIGDEIAEAIMDSMHRSRDFLSPLTTFNHLEGNLENHGSIDEESFSKYYRFLELVREEYKERAIEDVRHALAYDMDEIQRQGEKYMDHVMAYIDDATVEDELTGREQEPDEQFLRSVEEKLNLPEDRKDDFRQEVSNWVSRRAREGDTFNPQDNDRLRRALERKLWEDKKHNINFSALVSSSEMDDEERNQWIDALIEQGYSEEGAKEVLEFAGAEVAKSEMEE